One Dialister invisus DSM 15470 genomic region harbors:
- a CDS encoding deoxyguanosinetriphosphate triphosphohydrolase: MLIRERTEELEKKLLSPKAAFSADAKRSREETEDPMRTKFQRDRDRILHSNSFRRLKHKTQVYIAPEGDHYRTRMTHTLEVAQIGRTMARALRLNEDLVEAIAMGHDLGHTPFGHVGEQALRDVCGHFEHNEQSVRIVECLENDGRGLNLTEEVKDGMLNHSGNLKAHTLEGGLIKYADRIAYLCHDYDDAENMGLISAKELPDRVRRVLGTTHSSMITAMVQNLVENSMDEDTIHMDKEGDEVLLEFRSFMFDRVYMSQPLIPDRKRGHGVVVMLYEWYMSHPDELPEKQKKLAQGNIFLAARDYISGLTDNFAINLFKEKYMPKYWNL; this comes from the coding sequence ATGCTGATCCGTGAACGTACAGAGGAGCTGGAAAAGAAACTTCTGAGTCCTAAAGCGGCTTTTTCCGCGGACGCAAAAAGAAGCAGGGAGGAAACGGAAGATCCCATGCGCACGAAATTTCAGCGCGACAGGGACCGTATTCTCCACAGCAATTCTTTCCGCCGGCTGAAACATAAGACACAGGTATATATCGCGCCTGAAGGCGACCACTACCGGACACGCATGACGCATACCCTTGAAGTGGCGCAGATCGGCCGTACGATGGCCCGCGCCCTGCGGCTGAATGAAGACCTTGTGGAAGCCATCGCCATGGGCCACGACCTGGGACACACTCCTTTCGGACATGTGGGAGAGCAGGCGCTCCGCGACGTATGCGGACACTTCGAGCATAATGAGCAAAGCGTGCGCATCGTGGAATGTCTTGAAAATGACGGCAGAGGACTCAATCTGACCGAGGAAGTGAAAGACGGCATGCTCAACCATTCAGGGAATCTCAAGGCGCACACGCTGGAAGGCGGGCTCATCAAGTACGCCGACCGTATCGCCTACCTCTGCCATGACTATGATGACGCGGAAAATATGGGGCTCATTTCGGCAAAGGAACTGCCTGACCGTGTCCGCCGCGTGCTGGGGACGACCCACTCCTCCATGATTACTGCCATGGTACAGAATCTGGTGGAAAATTCCATGGATGAAGATACCATACACATGGACAAAGAAGGGGACGAAGTCCTTCTTGAATTCCGGTCCTTCATGTTTGACCGGGTCTACATGTCACAGCCGCTCATCCCCGATCGGAAACGGGGACATGGCGTAGTTGTCATGCTTTATGAATGGTACATGAGCCATCCTGATGAGCTGCCGGAGAAGCAGAAAAAACTGGCGCAGGGAAATATTTTCTTGGCTGCCAGAGATTACATCAGCGGGCTTACCGATAATTTTGCCATCAACCTGTTCAAAGAGAAATATATGCCCAAGTATTGGAACCTGTAA
- a CDS encoding ArnT family glycosyltransferase encodes MKSMKEKMKSHPYLFLAAIFVLLFLAGNELAAVTDTAESNYALTAREMVLSGDWMSPRIYGHYWYDKPIFFYWELALSFAAFGFNEFAARLPSAVFGVASVLYTFWFSSKVYDRKTGWTAALILGTSLEFWLLSKAVVTDAALFFFMSVSIASFYLGYREDRKYYFLCYAAAALAVLTKGPIGLALPGLSAILFLLWRRDLREMLHVRLISGMVLFLLLCAPWYIYMTVYHGTDFLLNFFGVHNYLRATVAEHQSTAHWWFYIAMYFAGFFPWSFFMLPALFRKRKEHGLSFAQADTATQFLLVWGVTVLLVFQLIATKYTTYTFPSLFAFAILTAKLLAGYDMAVGRKALMTGAVYTLLVLTVVPVLTYMRSGKGPGTALASMDTGNKIIVYENKYRTSTVFYSGKIIYRLASADEIDRLKPGTLSWNAKNVMPFYSEEKLKDNKDGYFIVVSPCTEMGDTEIIEVKGSASDENSDYRRGRIYRFPFDWAAILRDSYHIG; translated from the coding sequence ATGAAATCTATGAAGGAAAAAATGAAAAGCCATCCGTATTTGTTTCTGGCGGCGATCTTTGTTCTGCTGTTTCTTGCGGGAAACGAGCTGGCTGCCGTGACGGACACGGCGGAATCCAATTATGCGCTTACCGCCAGGGAAATGGTGCTGTCCGGGGACTGGATGTCGCCGCGGATTTATGGACATTACTGGTATGACAAGCCGATCTTTTTTTATTGGGAACTGGCATTGTCTTTTGCCGCTTTCGGTTTTAATGAATTTGCGGCGCGCCTTCCGTCGGCTGTTTTCGGTGTGGCGTCCGTGCTGTATACTTTCTGGTTCTCCTCCAAGGTTTATGACAGGAAAACAGGCTGGACGGCGGCTTTGATCCTCGGAACATCTTTGGAGTTCTGGCTCCTGTCCAAGGCAGTGGTCACCGATGCGGCGCTTTTCTTTTTTATGAGTGTTTCCATTGCTTCCTTCTATCTGGGCTATCGGGAAGACAGGAAGTACTATTTCCTCTGCTATGCGGCGGCGGCGCTGGCGGTTCTGACAAAGGGTCCGATCGGGCTGGCGCTGCCGGGGCTTTCAGCAATCCTATTCCTTTTATGGAGGCGGGATCTGAGGGAAATGCTCCACGTCCGTCTGATTTCCGGCATGGTGTTATTTCTTCTTCTCTGCGCGCCGTGGTACATATACATGACCGTCTATCACGGCACCGATTTCCTTTTGAATTTCTTCGGTGTCCATAACTATCTTCGTGCCACGGTGGCGGAGCATCAGAGTACCGCCCACTGGTGGTTCTACATTGCCATGTACTTCGCCGGTTTTTTCCCTTGGAGCTTCTTCATGCTTCCCGCCCTTTTCCGAAAACGGAAAGAACACGGACTTTCTTTTGCCCAGGCGGATACGGCAACGCAGTTCCTTCTGGTTTGGGGAGTGACGGTTCTCCTTGTTTTCCAGCTGATTGCCACCAAGTATACGACCTATACATTTCCCTCTCTTTTCGCCTTTGCCATCCTTACGGCAAAGCTTCTTGCCGGATATGACATGGCAGTGGGGCGCAAAGCGCTGATGACAGGCGCTGTATATACACTTCTGGTGCTGACCGTTGTACCCGTTCTGACATACATGCGGTCGGGAAAAGGGCCGGGAACCGCGCTGGCATCTATGGATACGGGAAATAAAATCATCGTTTATGAAAATAAGTACCGGACATCAACTGTTTTTTACAGCGGAAAAATAATTTACCGTCTGGCATCAGCAGATGAGATAGACAGGTTAAAACCGGGAACGCTTTCATGGAACGCCAAAAATGTGATGCCGTTCTATTCTGAGGAAAAACTTAAAGACAATAAAGACGGATATTTTATTGTTGTATCGCCCTGTACGGAAATGGGAGACACCGAGATTATTGAAGTGAAAGGAAGTGCAAGTGATGAGAATTCTGATTACAGGAGGGGCCGGATTTATCGGTTCCCATTTGACTGGGCTGCTATCCTCCGAGACAGTTACCATATTGGATGA
- a CDS encoding alpha/beta hydrolase: MDKIAVYIHGKDGNVNEAEHYKPLFPQYDVKGFDYKAQTPWEAKKEFPFAIRSLCKEYESVTLIANSIGAYFALHSLAGQRIEKAFLISPIVDMEELIIQMMAQAGIIEGELEKRKEIYTSCGEKLSWEYLCYVRKNPLAWNIPTEVLYGESDHMTSCETISAFVRLTGAGLTVMKEGEHWFHTKEQMAFLDAWIKRSQ, translated from the coding sequence ATGGACAAAATAGCGGTTTATATACATGGAAAAGATGGCAATGTAAATGAAGCGGAGCATTATAAACCTCTGTTTCCCCAATATGACGTAAAAGGCTTCGATTACAAAGCGCAGACACCTTGGGAGGCAAAGAAAGAATTTCCGTTCGCTATCCGTTCTCTGTGTAAGGAATATGAGTCGGTGACTCTGATTGCAAACAGCATAGGGGCGTACTTCGCGCTGCATTCGTTAGCCGGACAGCGGATCGAAAAAGCATTTCTGATTTCCCCGATTGTTGACATGGAAGAACTGATCATACAGATGATGGCACAGGCGGGCATAATAGAGGGAGAATTGGAAAAGAGAAAAGAGATATATACATCCTGTGGGGAAAAATTATCGTGGGAGTACCTGTGCTATGTCAGAAAGAATCCTCTTGCCTGGAATATTCCTACCGAAGTATTGTATGGGGAGAGCGACCATATGACATCCTGCGAAACGATATCCGCATTTGTGAGGTTGACCGGCGCGGGATTGACGGTGATGAAAGAAGGCGAGCACTGGTTTCATACAAAGGAGCAGATGGCATTTCTTGATGCATGGATTAAACGGTCGCAGTGA
- a CDS encoding NAD-dependent epimerase/dehydratase family protein: MRILITGGAGFIGSHLTGLLSSETVTILDDLSAGRLENIPDDANFVCCDVKSPLARDVVKNGHFDAIVHLAAQTMVPASMEDPKKDMEDNIEGTVNILEAARKYGVKRIIFSSSAAVYGDIAPECLPVRETEPLRPVSFYGLSKMTCENYIRLYQKAYGLSYVIFRFANVYGERQGNGGEGGVVSIFARQLAEGKSPTVYGNGQQTRDFIYAGDIANGIRKALFSEAANITCNLSTGREVTVKDAADRLLRLSGLSKPICHAAAREGDIFRSALCSQMAGKYLGWAPETDWQKGLERTYFYFEKEYRRERNAMPPANGIPAAGLETDKAVTDNNNITDNRRKKNTDI, from the coding sequence ATGAGAATTCTGATTACAGGAGGGGCCGGATTTATCGGTTCCCATTTGACTGGGCTGCTATCCTCCGAGACAGTTACCATATTGGATGACTTGTCCGCCGGCAGGCTGGAAAATATACCGGATGATGCAAATTTCGTCTGCTGTGATGTCAAAAGCCCGCTGGCCCGGGACGTGGTGAAAAATGGACACTTCGATGCCATTGTCCACCTGGCGGCGCAGACCATGGTACCTGCCTCTATGGAGGATCCGAAGAAAGATATGGAAGATAATATAGAAGGCACAGTGAATATCCTGGAAGCGGCGAGGAAGTACGGTGTGAAGCGGATCATTTTTTCTTCTTCGGCCGCCGTTTACGGAGATATTGCTCCGGAGTGCCTTCCTGTGAGGGAAACGGAGCCGCTCCGCCCGGTATCTTTTTACGGACTGTCTAAAATGACCTGTGAGAATTATATCCGCCTCTATCAGAAAGCTTACGGCCTTTCCTATGTCATCTTCCGCTTTGCCAATGTGTACGGCGAACGGCAGGGAAACGGCGGGGAAGGCGGCGTAGTGAGTATTTTTGCCAGACAGCTGGCGGAAGGGAAATCGCCGACCGTTTATGGAAACGGACAGCAGACGCGGGATTTCATTTACGCTGGAGATATTGCCAACGGCATACGGAAAGCGCTGTTTTCGGAAGCGGCGAATATCACCTGCAATCTGTCCACCGGACGCGAAGTGACAGTCAAGGATGCAGCGGACCGGCTGCTCCGGCTGTCCGGCTTGTCAAAGCCGATCTGCCATGCCGCGGCAAGAGAAGGAGATATCTTCCGATCGGCATTGTGCAGCCAGATGGCGGGAAAATATCTTGGCTGGGCACCGGAAACGGATTGGCAGAAAGGATTGGAACGAACCTATTTTTATTTTGAAAAAGAATATCGAAGAGAACGGAACGCTATGCCGCCTGCAAACGGAATCCCTGCTGCCGGCCTGGAAACAGATAAGGCGGTGACAGACAATAATAATATTACGGATAATCGGAGGAAAAAGAATACTGATATATAA
- a CDS encoding Type 1 glutamine amidotransferase-like domain-containing protein yields the protein MEILLMSYLAGTKAIVEKYLSKMTDKKITFIPTAGNVEEYTGFIDEGVGMLKELGYEIEIVDIAKYEEEVLKDKFLKAECICISGGNTFYLLQELKRKNLTEFLSSRIKEGMFYMGESAGAMIMSKDIAYSQIMDDKNVATELKDYFGLNVFKYYILPHMGEYPFEETAQETLDFYKDKIDLIPINNSEAVLVKDDGYKIVKEMETE from the coding sequence ATGGAAATTTTACTTATGTCGTATTTAGCCGGAACCAAGGCGATTGTTGAGAAATATCTTTCAAAAATGACTGATAAGAAGATAACGTTCATACCTACTGCCGGAAATGTTGAGGAATATACTGGGTTTATCGATGAAGGTGTCGGTATGCTGAAAGAATTAGGCTATGAAATAGAGATTGTCGATATCGCAAAATATGAAGAAGAGGTCCTGAAGGATAAATTTTTAAAAGCGGAATGTATATGTATATCGGGAGGCAATACCTTTTATTTACTGCAGGAATTAAAAAGAAAGAATCTTACAGAGTTTTTATCAAGCAGGATTAAAGAAGGCATGTTCTATATGGGTGAATCGGCGGGAGCGATGATTATGTCGAAGGATATCGCATATAGCCAGATCATGGATGATAAAAATGTCGCGACAGAATTAAAAGATTACTTCGGATTAAATGTATTTAAATACTATATTCTGCCGCATATGGGAGAATATCCTTTTGAGGAAACTGCACAGGAAACCTTGGATTTTTATAAAGATAAGATAGATTTAATACCGATAAACAACAGCGAAGCGGTATTAGTAAAAGATGATGGATATAAGATAGTAAAGGAAATGGAAACTGAATAG
- a CDS encoding TatD family hydrolase, producing the protein MRTYYDIGLNLFTRSFPDPERIIADAEAAGICCILTGSEARENELVNEFVKTHDVYGTAGIHPHAADDAADKDLERIEEIILSNPKIVAVGECGLDYDRMYSTKENQLYYFKKLIALGEKLKKPLFLHERDAEEDFISCFDGHEDICRRSVVHCYTGNKETAETLLDMGFSIGITGWICDERRAEALREAVKIIPPDRILLETDAPYLTPRGIPGLKRTNVPQNIVYVARTLAHYMGVSEKDVIRHAKINTERIFGL; encoded by the coding sequence ATGAGGACATATTATGATATCGGACTGAATTTATTTACCCGTTCTTTTCCCGATCCGGAGCGGATTATTGCGGACGCGGAAGCGGCGGGAATCTGCTGCATTCTTACGGGCTCGGAAGCGCGGGAGAATGAGCTTGTGAATGAGTTCGTGAAAACCCATGATGTTTATGGCACGGCGGGTATCCATCCCCATGCTGCTGATGACGCTGCGGACAAGGATCTGGAACGGATCGAGGAAATCATTCTTTCCAATCCGAAGATCGTGGCGGTGGGGGAATGCGGACTGGATTATGACCGGATGTATTCGACGAAGGAAAACCAGCTTTATTATTTCAAAAAGCTGATTGCTCTCGGCGAGAAGCTGAAGAAGCCGCTGTTCCTCCATGAACGGGACGCGGAGGAAGATTTCATTTCCTGCTTTGACGGGCATGAAGACATATGCAGGCGTTCGGTGGTGCATTGCTACACGGGAAATAAAGAGACGGCGGAGACGCTTTTGGACATGGGGTTTTCCATCGGGATCACCGGATGGATCTGTGATGAGCGCCGGGCGGAGGCATTGCGGGAAGCGGTGAAAATCATTCCCCCGGACCGCATTCTTTTGGAAACGGACGCACCCTACCTCACCCCGCGGGGGATTCCCGGCCTTAAGCGGACGAATGTGCCTCAGAATATCGTATATGTCGCCCGGACCCTTGCCCACTACATGGGAGTCAGCGAAAAGGACGTGATCCGTCACGCGAAAATAAATACGGAGCGGATTTTTGGGTTATAG
- a CDS encoding aldehyde dehydrogenase family protein, producing the protein MANIQKQYDLFIDGKFVPASDGKTFEAHNPANGEVLASFAEATREDVDLAVKAARRALKSWRKTSPIERQNYLLKIADIIDQNAEHLALVETLDNGKPIRETSAVDIPMGADHFRYFAGCIRAQEGTATMLDDNTMSLVIHEPIGVVGQIIPWNFPFLMACWKLAPALAAGDTIVIKPSSHTSLSLMELVRLIADVLPAGVLNVITGAGSKSGQWILDHPDFDKLAFTGSTEIGRSVYQAAVDKLIPVTLELGGKSANMIFDDCDLEQAVEGVATGILFNQGQVCCAGSRVFVQEGIFDKFVAKLKATFEGVKVGDPTDPSTQLGAQIYKSQQEKVLKYIKIGLEEGGELVTGGERYTENGCDKGFFMKPTILISKTNAARVCQEEIFGPVVVVQKFKTVDEVIELANDSVYGLGGGVFTGSLNTAMKVSRGVQTGRVWVNTYNAIPAGAPFGGYKESGIGRETHKVMLEHYSQTKNIMINLKEGTTGLYDVK; encoded by the coding sequence ATGGCAAACATTCAGAAACAGTATGATCTTTTCATTGACGGCAAATTTGTGCCCGCCTCTGACGGCAAAACTTTTGAAGCCCACAATCCCGCCAACGGAGAAGTGCTTGCGTCTTTTGCGGAAGCGACCCGGGAAGATGTGGATCTGGCGGTGAAAGCCGCTCGGCGCGCCTTGAAATCCTGGCGCAAGACTTCTCCCATTGAAAGACAGAATTATCTCCTGAAGATTGCGGATATTATTGATCAGAATGCTGAGCATCTGGCTCTTGTCGAAACGCTGGACAACGGTAAGCCGATTCGTGAAACCAGCGCGGTGGATATTCCTATGGGGGCGGACCATTTCCGTTATTTCGCAGGATGCATCCGTGCGCAGGAAGGCACGGCGACGATGCTTGACGACAATACGATGTCTCTTGTGATTCATGAACCGATCGGTGTGGTCGGACAGATTATTCCCTGGAATTTCCCATTTCTTATGGCCTGCTGGAAGCTTGCTCCGGCGCTGGCGGCAGGCGATACGATCGTTATCAAGCCGTCTTCCCATACGTCTCTGTCTCTCATGGAACTGGTCAGACTGATTGCCGATGTGCTGCCGGCAGGCGTGCTGAACGTGATTACCGGTGCCGGATCCAAATCCGGGCAGTGGATTCTTGATCATCCCGATTTCGACAAGCTGGCATTCACAGGCTCTACTGAAATCGGCCGCAGCGTATATCAGGCAGCTGTAGACAAACTGATTCCTGTCACTTTGGAACTCGGTGGCAAATCGGCCAACATGATTTTTGACGACTGCGATCTGGAGCAGGCGGTGGAAGGTGTGGCGACAGGCATCCTCTTTAATCAGGGACAGGTCTGCTGTGCCGGTTCCCGCGTATTTGTGCAGGAAGGCATCTTTGATAAGTTTGTCGCTAAGCTGAAGGCAACTTTTGAAGGAGTCAAAGTGGGCGACCCGACAGATCCGTCTACCCAGCTGGGGGCGCAGATTTATAAGAGCCAGCAGGAAAAGGTGCTGAAATATATTAAGATCGGTCTGGAAGAGGGCGGCGAGCTGGTGACCGGCGGCGAACGCTACACGGAAAACGGATGCGACAAGGGCTTCTTCATGAAACCGACCATTCTCATTTCGAAGACAAATGCGGCACGCGTATGCCAGGAAGAAATCTTCGGGCCGGTCGTTGTGGTGCAGAAGTTCAAGACGGTTGATGAAGTTATCGAACTGGCGAACGACAGCGTCTACGGTTTGGGTGGCGGCGTTTTCACAGGCAGCCTGAATACGGCCATGAAGGTCAGCCGCGGTGTACAGACGGGTCGTGTCTGGGTCAATACGTACAATGCGATTCCCGCGGGCGCTCCCTTCGGCGGTTACAAGGAGTCCGGCATCGGCCGCGAAACTCACAAGGTCATGCTGGAACATTACAGCCAGACGAAAAATATCATGATCAATCTGAAAGAGGGAACCACGGGCCTCTATGATGTGAAATAA
- a CDS encoding alpha/beta hydrolase encodes MRFFFKIVKILILFLLFAFVGAGFYAGNTAYETMLTAPWEKILGVTKQTADLSRIHRREQKDGWQPVEIRSADRTKLRGTYIENSRSSDRTVILLHGLYQNRSMCIPYVDMYRDMGYNVLLIDQRGHGESGGSHTTWGLRETDDLDAWTEWLRGKDGGVKIGMHGISLGAAMALIYSGTERGKNISFYVADSAYGGMMELGKDKISAYTGDPRFLWGMDLVEPFFQSVLWLKSGKTLSDIDPLEAVRRMTAPVLFLHGGADTLIPPKTAEELLQASGSSKKELFIFDGAGHTMEMAANGDAYRKAVRVFLESLSQNM; translated from the coding sequence TTGCGTTTTTTCTTTAAAATAGTAAAAATACTGATTCTTTTTCTTCTGTTTGCCTTTGTCGGAGCAGGATTCTATGCGGGAAATACCGCTTATGAAACGATGCTCACCGCGCCGTGGGAAAAAATCCTCGGCGTGACGAAACAGACAGCAGATCTTTCGCGCATTCACCGCAGGGAGCAGAAGGACGGGTGGCAGCCCGTGGAAATCCGTTCCGCTGACAGGACAAAACTTCGCGGAACCTACATCGAAAACAGCCGCTCTTCTGACCGTACGGTTATTCTTCTTCACGGGCTTTACCAGAATCGCTCCATGTGCATCCCTTATGTGGATATGTATCGGGATATGGGGTATAATGTCCTCCTCATCGACCAGCGGGGCCACGGAGAAAGCGGCGGCAGCCATACCACCTGGGGTCTTCGTGAAACAGACGATCTTGATGCCTGGACAGAGTGGCTGAGAGGAAAGGACGGCGGTGTGAAAATCGGTATGCATGGGATTTCGCTCGGCGCGGCGATGGCTCTTATTTACAGCGGAACAGAAAGAGGGAAAAATATTTCTTTCTATGTGGCTGACAGTGCTTATGGGGGCATGATGGAACTGGGGAAGGACAAGATCTCCGCCTATACCGGCGATCCCCGGTTTTTGTGGGGGATGGATCTCGTGGAGCCTTTTTTCCAAAGCGTCCTGTGGCTGAAGAGCGGAAAGACACTGTCCGACATAGATCCGCTGGAGGCGGTCAGACGTATGACAGCGCCTGTCCTTTTTCTCCACGGCGGCGCGGACACACTCATTCCGCCGAAGACGGCAGAGGAACTACTGCAGGCATCAGGAAGCAGCAAAAAGGAACTTTTTATTTTTGACGGCGCGGGCCATACTATGGAAATGGCGGCAAACGGCGATGCTTACCGGAAGGCGGTCCGCGTATTTCTTGAAAGTCTTTCTCAAAACATGTGA
- a CDS encoding winged helix-turn-helix domain-containing protein, with product MVSARRDDIDKIRSLGFGADDYIEKPFSPAVLAARVKSQLARYERLKRTAKKNTGIITIGDITLNPSTRIVTVRGENKLLPNKEFQLLEFLMINADIVFSRETIYNRIWGMESFGNTSTVPVHINRIRDAIEKDPADPQHILTIWGVGYKFRP from the coding sequence ATCGTCAGTGCCAGAAGAGATGACATTGACAAAATCAGAAGTCTCGGATTCGGCGCCGATGATTACATCGAAAAACCATTTTCTCCCGCGGTACTGGCCGCCCGCGTAAAATCACAGCTTGCCCGTTACGAACGTCTGAAAAGGACGGCAAAGAAAAATACCGGCATCATCACGATCGGCGACATCACTTTAAACCCATCCACCCGCATCGTCACCGTCCGGGGAGAAAACAAACTGCTTCCCAATAAAGAATTCCAGCTGCTTGAATTCCTTATGATTAACGCGGATATCGTTTTCAGCAGGGAAACCATCTACAACCGCATCTGGGGCATGGAATCCTTCGGCAATACATCCACCGTCCCCGTCCACATCAACCGCATCCGGGACGCCATCGAAAAAGACCCCGCCGATCCCCAGCATATTCTGACCATCTGGGGCGTGGGATACAAGTTCAGGCCATGA
- a CDS encoding MFS transporter — protein MEKNTGWKRIVYLMCAIQVGAGIAMIGVMAFLSLFLGEIGVTDAGEAAFWAGLISGVTPFMIALSAPFWSIQADRRGPKLVMSIVLAAVTLTAFLCAVSTSPWQVFIFRLLQGLVGGFVPIGLSVIASVSPEEETSRTLGYFQAAMVSGIMFGPLVGGLVADTLGYRMPFVFFGVLSLLCLICLRLFMPEIHRKGASGEKSSTWQELKYFAAVPRVRLMVGIQFLCNFGITGIGPILPLYIKDMLGGGSEIIATIVGIIIFLAGGASALCSLSTGAVTARVSLPRLLTAATVFVGLTFIMQYMMTNVWGLGFFRAVTGIGMGFIMPVANTLIAQAVPNEKRSIVFGVVSSVVLMGNVAGPVCSGALAMVCGYAAVFWSTAVAFLAAGIVVYINFKDEINGNKEI, from the coding sequence ATGGAAAAAAATACAGGCTGGAAGCGTATCGTGTACCTGATGTGTGCCATCCAGGTGGGTGCGGGAATCGCGATGATCGGCGTCATGGCGTTTCTTTCTCTTTTTCTTGGTGAAATCGGTGTCACTGATGCGGGCGAGGCGGCTTTCTGGGCGGGGCTCATTTCAGGGGTCACGCCGTTTATGATTGCTCTTTCCGCGCCTTTCTGGTCTATCCAGGCAGACCGCCGCGGCCCGAAACTTGTCATGTCCATCGTCCTTGCGGCGGTGACACTGACAGCGTTTCTCTGCGCCGTGTCTACTTCGCCGTGGCAGGTGTTTATCTTCCGCCTGCTGCAGGGGCTGGTGGGCGGTTTCGTTCCCATCGGACTGTCGGTCATCGCTTCCGTATCTCCGGAAGAAGAAACGTCCCGCACGCTCGGTTACTTTCAGGCGGCCATGGTGTCAGGCATTATGTTCGGCCCTCTTGTGGGAGGTCTTGTGGCGGATACACTGGGGTACCGCATGCCCTTTGTTTTCTTTGGCGTCCTGTCCCTCCTCTGTCTGATCTGCCTCCGCCTGTTCATGCCTGAAATCCATCGCAAGGGGGCATCGGGAGAAAAATCTTCCACCTGGCAGGAATTGAAATATTTTGCTGCTGTTCCCCGCGTGCGTCTTATGGTGGGGATCCAGTTCCTCTGTAATTTCGGCATCACCGGTATCGGTCCCATACTCCCTCTTTACATCAAGGACATGCTTGGCGGCGGGTCGGAGATTATCGCCACGATCGTAGGCATCATTATATTTCTTGCCGGCGGCGCGAGCGCGCTCTGCTCTCTTTCCACAGGGGCAGTGACGGCCCGCGTTTCTCTGCCGCGGCTTTTGACAGCGGCGACCGTTTTTGTGGGACTGACTTTTATCATGCAGTATATGATGACAAACGTGTGGGGGCTTGGTTTCTTCCGTGCCGTTACAGGAATCGGCATGGGGTTCATCATGCCTGTGGCCAATACGCTCATCGCGCAGGCGGTGCCCAATGAAAAGAGATCCATCGTCTTCGGCGTCGTGTCAAGCGTCGTTCTCATGGGCAACGTGGCGGGCCCTGTATGCAGCGGAGCGCTTGCCATGGTATGCGGCTATGCGGCCGTTTTCTGGTCTACCGCTGTTGCCTTCCTTGCAGCAGGCATTGTCGTATATATCAATTTCAAAGATGAAATAAACGGAAATAAGGAGATTTGA
- a CDS encoding flavin reductase, translated as MAFTEITPEEININPFTSWSRYVLVTAGNIEKCNTLLVTWGGFGVMWRKKTATIYIRQSRFTKTILDSQDYFTLSFLPEKHKPQMSYMGSHSGRDENKYEGSGLHPLAIGDASGIEEANLIFVCKKIYTAEMTPDHYTDKSAYDEWNTGRRAGNNHSAYIGEIIKILQKK; from the coding sequence ATGGCTTTTACAGAAATCACCCCGGAAGAAATAAACATCAATCCTTTTACCTCATGGAGCAGGTACGTCCTTGTGACCGCAGGAAATATAGAGAAATGCAATACACTTCTCGTTACCTGGGGCGGCTTCGGCGTCATGTGGAGAAAGAAAACCGCCACCATCTACATCCGACAGAGCCGTTTCACCAAAACGATTCTCGACAGCCAGGACTATTTCACCCTGTCATTCCTCCCGGAGAAACACAAGCCGCAGATGAGCTACATGGGCAGCCACTCCGGCCGGGATGAAAACAAGTATGAAGGCTCCGGACTCCACCCTCTTGCTATCGGAGACGCGTCAGGCATCGAAGAAGCGAATCTCATCTTCGTATGCAAAAAGATATATACCGCCGAGATGACGCCGGATCATTACACCGACAAGAGCGCGTATGACGAGTGGAACACAGGGCGCCGCGCCGGCAATAACCACAGCGCCTACATCGGGGAAATCATCAAGATTCTTCAGAAGAAATAA